DNA sequence from the Pseudomonas fluorescens Q2-87 genome:
TCAGCTATGCTTGACCGGCGAAGGGAAACGTAAGTGGTTCATCATTCCATGGACATCAGATTCACCCAGCGGCTGTCGTACAAGCAAGCACGCCTGACCGTCCTGGTGGGCTTCGTGCTGGGCACGTTGCTGAGCCTGATGCAGATCGGCATCGATTATGCCAGCGAAGACGCTTCGATCAACCGGGAAATCCTGTCGTTGCTGGAAATCAGCCACAACCCGGCCTCGCGCATCGCCTATAACATCGATGCCGAACTGGCCCAGGAATTGTCCATGGGCCTGTTGCGCTCTCCGGCGATCATCGGCGCCGAGCTGATCGACAACAACAATACCGTGCTGGCCAGCGTCAAGCGGCCCGAATTGCAGAGCAACTACCGTTTCATCAGCGATTCCCTGTTCGGCGCCCAGCGTCAGTTCGAAGACCGACTCTACCTGGACCATTTGCCTGGCGAATCCCTGGGCATACTGCGCCTGGACGTCGATACCTACGCGTTCGGCACCCGTTTCCTGCGCCGGGCCGAGATCACGCTGCTCAACGGGTTCGCCCGCAGCCTGATCCTGACCGGCCTGCTGCTGGCGCTGTTCTACGTGATGCTGACCAAGCCCCTGGTCCGGGTCATTCGCGAGCTGAGCAGCCGCGACCCCAGCAGCACCGAACAGAATCGCCTGGAATGCCCCGCCGGCCACCAGCGGGATGAAATCGGCGTATTGGTGTCGGTCGCCAACCAGCAGTTCGAAAATATTTCCACCGAAATCCAGCAACGGCGCACGGCTGAAAATCGCCTCACCGAATACCTGGCGCAACTGGAAAATATCGTCTCGGCGCGCACCGCCGAACTCAAGGCGATCAATGCCCGCCTCAGCCAGTCCAACGAGGAGCTGGAAGTAGCGCGGCGCACGGCCCTGGACATGGCCGAAGCCCGCTCGGCCTTCCTGGCCAACATGAGCCATGAGATCCGCACGCCGCTCAATGGCTTGCTGGGGATGATCGCCCTCTCCCTGGATGGCCCGCTGACGGCAGAACAACAGCAACAGCTGTCGATTGCCCATGACTCGGGCAAGGTCCTGGTCGAATTGCTCAACGACATCCTCGACCTGTCGAAATTCGACGCCGGCCAACTGGAGCTCGAACGCATCCCCTTCGACCTCGGCTCCCTGGTCGAAGATACCGCCAACCTGCTTTCCCAGAACGCCGCACCCAGTGTCGAACTGGCCTGCCTGATCGATCCGCAATTCCCCGCGCAAGTCCTCGGCGACCCGACCCGGGTACGGCAGATCGTCAGCAACCTGTTATCCAACGCATTGAAATTCACCCGCTTCGGCCGGGTCGACGTGAAAGTGAGTGCCTATGAAGGTGGCGTGCGAATCGAGGTCTGCGACACGGGCATCGGCATCCCCCTGGAGGCCCAGGCGCGGATTCTGCAACCGTTCACCCAGGCCGGCGCCGGCATTACCCGCCAGTTCGGAGGCACCGGGCTGGGCCTGGCGTTGACCTACAACCTCTGCGAAGCCATGCAGGGTCGCTTGACGATCAGTTCCGAGGCCGGTTTCGGCAGTCAGTTCTGCGCTGAACTGCCGCTGCCCTGCCATACCCCGGCAGCACCCGTCGATCGGCTGCACGGCAATGTCGTCGCGATCACCGCCAGCAGCAGCGGGCTGGCCGAGCTGCTGGGCATGCTGTTGCCGGGATGGGGCCTGGATTATGTGCAGCGCTCCATCGACGATGGGTTGCTGGGACTCAAGCCTGACATCGTGATCACCGACTGCCCGGAATGCCTGTTCAATCTGCGACCGACCATTGATGCGCCGATCCTGCTGGTGACCGCCTATGGCAGCTTCATGCCCGGCGAAGAAGCCGCAGCCCTCGCACCGCTGATACAACAGGCCCGACCGCTGGCACGCCAAGCGCTGTATCAGATTCTGCGGCGCGCCATGCAAAGCGAGGCGACCACCATCAACGACGCACGGATCGAAAGCCTGGCACCCTCCAGGCGCGGCCAGGTATTGCTGGTGGAAGACAATCCGGTCAACCAACTGGTCGCCAAGGGCATGCTGGTGAAGCTTGGGTGCGAAGTCACCGTCGCGGCCCACGGCGCTGAAGCCCTGGATCAGCTTGAACGGCGAGCATTCGACCTGGTGCTGATGGACTGCAACATGCCGGTAATGGACGGCTACGAAGCCAGCCGTCAGATCCGTCGCAGCGGACGCTGGTCGGATCTGCCGATTGTTGCGCTGACGGCCAACGCCATGCCTGAGGAACGGGAACGCTGCCGCGCAGCCGGCATGAACGACTACTTGTCCAAGCCGTTCCGCCGTGAAGAACTGGCGGCGGTCCTGGACCAGTGGGTGCCGACTACGTCAGCGCTTTGATCTGCCCCAGCAGATGATCCAGACCGTCGCGCAATGCTCCCAGACGGTCCAGGTCGACGCCGCTGTCGCACAGCAGGCGTGCCTTGAGCGGGCCCACTTGCTCACGCAAGGCTCGCCCTGCGTCCGACAGGCTCAAGTGCACTTCCCGCTCGTCCCGCGGCGAACGCTGGCGCTGGACAAGGTCCAGTTGTTCAAGGCGCTTGAGCAGCGGCGTCAGCGTGCCGGAGTCCAACAGCAACCGCTCGCCCAGGGCCTTGACCGTCGGCTGTTGCGGGGCGGTCTCCTGCCATTCCCACAGCACCAGCATCGCCAGGTATTGCGGATAGGTCAGGCCAAGCTGATCAAGCATCGGCTTGTAGCCACGGATCACTGCGCGCGAAGCGGCATACAGTTTGAAGCACAACTGGCTGTCGAGCTTCAACGAATCGGCCGACAGATCATTCATTTGAGCAGCGCTTCGATCTCACCGGTCAGGTCCTGGGGCTTGGTGGTCGGGGCAAAACGCTTGACCACCTGACCGTCCTTGCCAATCAGGAATTTGGTGAAGTTCCACTTGATGCCCTTGGACCCTAGCACGCCAGGTGCTCGTTGCTTGAGCTGGACGAACAGCGGATGGGCGTTGGCACCGTTGACCTCGATTTTCTTGAACAGCGGGAAACTCACGCCGAAGTTCAGCTCGCAGAACTCAGTGATCGCCCCCTCGTTGCCCGGTTCCTGCTTGCCGAACTGGTTGCATGGAAAGCCCAGCACCACCAACCCCTGGTCCTTGTAGGTCTGCCATAACGCCTCAAGCCCCTTGTATTGCGGGGTAAAGCCGCACTGGCTGGCGGTGTTGACGACCAGCACCGCCTTGCCGGCGAAATCGGCGAGGGTCTTTTGCTCACCCTTGATGGTGGTGCACGGGATATCCAGCAGGTTTTCGCTCATGGCAAGGCTCCGAATGGGTTGGACAGGCGGTGAAGATAGCGAGCGATTCAATTGCGTGCAATTTAATTAGCCAAACCGTCAGTTTGTCACCGATGAGCTGCCGCCGAGCACAAAACCGTGGCGAGGGGATTTATCCCCGATGGGCTGCGCAGCAGCCCCAGAAAACTATAGCTTCGGTGTCCCAGGCTGATCGTATTCAACCCTTAGAGGTTGCTGCGCAACCTGCGGGGATAAATCCCCTCGCCACAAAGCTCAGTCGCGAGGCACCAGATCCAGGCACACCGAGTTGATGCAGTAGCGCAAACCCGTTGGCGGCGGGCCGTCAGGGAAGACATGGCCCAAGTGGGCGTCGCACTTGGCGCAGACCACTTCGGTGCGGATCATGCCGTGACTGACGTCCCGCACTTCCACCACCGCACTGCCTTCGATCGGTGCATAGAAACTCGGCCAGCCACAGCCGGAGTCAAATTTGGTCTGCGAGTCGAACAGCGGCTCGTTGCAGCAGATGCAGTGGTATACACCGTCGGTCTTGGTGTCGTTATATTTGCCGGAAAACGGCCGCTCGGTGCCCTTGAGCCGGCAGACGTTGTACTGTTCCGGATCAAGCATGGCGCGCCATTCTTCAAGGGTTTTTTCCAACTTTTCCATCGTCCTACCTCGGCAATTGAAAAAGCCCGATCCGACGCTTTTAAGCAGATCGGGCGGCACGTATGATTGCGCCTCGTCAGGCGCCAGTCTGGCAGTCACGTCATGCGCATTCAAACGGATTGTCACGCATGTACCGCGTCGGGCCTGGGCACAGACGCAGGATCCCCAGTACGGTAGTTCATACGCCGCCTGGATCGTTCATTTTCGGGAACACATCGCCATGCAGGTCAGCAAATCGAACAAGCTCGCCAACGTCTGCTACGACATTCGCGGCCCGGTGCTCAAGCACGCCAAACGCCTGGAAGAGGAAGGCCATCGCATCCTCAAGCTGAACATCGGCAACCCGGCGCCCTTTGGTTTCGAAGCGCCCGACGAAATCCTCCAGGACGTCATCCGCAACCTGCCGACCGCACAGGGCTACAGCGACTCCAAGGGCCTGTTCAGCGCCCGCAAGGCTGTCATGCAGTACTACCAGCAGAAGCAAGTCGAAGGCATCGGCATCGAGGACATCTACCTGGGCAACGGTGTATCCGAGCTGATCGTAATGTCGATGCAAGCGTTGCTCAACAATGGCGACGAAGTGCTGGTGCCGGCGCCAGACTACCCGCTCTGGACCGCCGCCGTCAGCCTGTCCGGCGGCAACCCGGTGCATTACCTGTGCGACGAGCAGGCCAATTGGTTCCCTGACCTGGCGGATATCAAGGCCAAGATCACGCCCAATACCAAGGCATTGGTGATCATCAACCCGAACAACCCTACCGGCGCCGTGTACTCCAGGGAAGTGCTGCTGGGCATGCTGGAACTGGCCCGCCAGCACAACCTGGTGGTGTTTTCCGACGAGATCTACGACAAGATCCTCTACGACGACGCGGTGCACATCTGCACCGCCTCCTTGGCGCCGGACCTGCTGTGCCTGACCTTCAACGGCTTGTCCAAGTCCTATCGGGTCGCCGGTTTCCGTTCCGGCTGGATCGCCATCTCCGGGCCCAAGCACCACGCCCAGAGCTACATTGAAGGCATCGACATGCTGGCCAACATGCGCCTGTGTGCCAACGTGCCGAGCCAGCATGCGATCCAGACGGCGCTGGGCGGTTACCAGAGCATCAACGACCTGGTCCTGCCCCAGGGACGGCTGCTGGAGCAGCGCAATCGTACCTGGGAACTGCTCAACGACATTCCAGGCGTCAGCTGCGTCAAGCCGATGGGCGCGCTGTATGCCTTCCCACGGATCGACCCGAAGGTCTGCCCGATCCACAACGATGAAAAGTTCGTGCTCGACCTGCTGCTGTCCGAAAAGCTGCTGGTGGTCCAGGGCACCGCGTTCAACTGGCCATGGCCGGATCACTTCCGCGTCGTGACCCTGCCGCGGGTCGATGACCTGGACCAGGCGATCGGCCGTATCGGCAATTTCCTCAAGTCCTACCGCCAATAAGCCAGACAGCGTGCGAGGAGTCCTCGCCTCGCACGCTGTCTGATTCAGCAACATATCCGTTCCGGCCAGCTCCGACAGGCCTTCTACACTTGGGCCTGAGCGGACGATGAGCATCCAGGCTCAACGTTCATGGGACAGGGGCACCAAATTCCTTTTTCCACATGCACTTTCAGAAAAGTCTTTCAATCATTTGGGACGCCTGTAGGACACAGTTTGAAATAGTCGCTGAGTTGAATAGCCTGCGGCAGCACCTTATATACCCCGCATAACGCTACATCTTTAGCATGAGGAGATTTCCACAACCATGATGCGCATCCTGCTGTTCTTGGCCACTAACCTGGCGGTCGTGCTGATTGCCAGCATCACCCTGAGCCTCTTCGGCTTCAACGGGTTCATGGCGGCCAATGGGGTTGATCTCAACCTCAATCAGCTGCTGATCTTCTGTGCGGTGTTCGGTTTCGCCGGTTCCCTGTTCTCGCTGTTCATCTCCAAGTGGATGGCGAAGATGAGCACCGGCACCCAGATCATCAGCCAGCCGCGCACTCGCCATGAACAATGGCTGCTGCAAACCGTCGAGCAGCTGTCCCGCGAAGCCGGTATCAAGATGCCGGAGGTCGGGATTTTCCCGGCCTACGAGGCCAACGCCTTCGCCACCGGCTGGAACAAGAACGACGCGCTGGTCGCCGTCAGCCAGGGCTTGCTCGAGCGGTTCTCGCCGGATGAAGTCAAGGCTGTGCTGGCCCACGAGATCGGCCACGTCGCCAACGGCGACATGGTGACCCTGGCGCTGATCCAGGGCGTGGTGAACACCTTCGTGATGTTCTTTGCGCGGATCATCGGCAACTTCGTCGACAAGGTGATCTTCAAGAACGAAGAAGGCCAGGGTATCGCCTATTACGTGGCGACC
Encoded proteins:
- a CDS encoding hybrid sensor histidine kinase/response regulator, producing MDIRFTQRLSYKQARLTVLVGFVLGTLLSLMQIGIDYASEDASINREILSLLEISHNPASRIAYNIDAELAQELSMGLLRSPAIIGAELIDNNNTVLASVKRPELQSNYRFISDSLFGAQRQFEDRLYLDHLPGESLGILRLDVDTYAFGTRFLRRAEITLLNGFARSLILTGLLLALFYVMLTKPLVRVIRELSSRDPSSTEQNRLECPAGHQRDEIGVLVSVANQQFENISTEIQQRRTAENRLTEYLAQLENIVSARTAELKAINARLSQSNEELEVARRTALDMAEARSAFLANMSHEIRTPLNGLLGMIALSLDGPLTAEQQQQLSIAHDSGKVLVELLNDILDLSKFDAGQLELERIPFDLGSLVEDTANLLSQNAAPSVELACLIDPQFPAQVLGDPTRVRQIVSNLLSNALKFTRFGRVDVKVSAYEGGVRIEVCDTGIGIPLEAQARILQPFTQAGAGITRQFGGTGLGLALTYNLCEAMQGRLTISSEAGFGSQFCAELPLPCHTPAAPVDRLHGNVVAITASSSGLAELLGMLLPGWGLDYVQRSIDDGLLGLKPDIVITDCPECLFNLRPTIDAPILLVTAYGSFMPGEEAAALAPLIQQARPLARQALYQILRRAMQSEATTINDARIESLAPSRRGQVLLVEDNPVNQLVAKGMLVKLGCEVTVAAHGAEALDQLERRAFDLVLMDCNMPVMDGYEASRQIRRSGRWSDLPIVALTANAMPEERERCRAAGMNDYLSKPFRREELAAVLDQWVPTTSAL
- a CDS encoding MarR family winged helix-turn-helix transcriptional regulator — its product is MNDLSADSLKLDSQLCFKLYAASRAVIRGYKPMLDQLGLTYPQYLAMLVLWEWQETAPQQPTVKALGERLLLDSGTLTPLLKRLEQLDLVQRQRSPRDEREVHLSLSDAGRALREQVGPLKARLLCDSGVDLDRLGALRDGLDHLLGQIKALT
- a CDS encoding glutathione peroxidase, translated to MSENLLDIPCTTIKGEQKTLADFAGKAVLVVNTASQCGFTPQYKGLEALWQTYKDQGLVVLGFPCNQFGKQEPGNEGAITEFCELNFGVSFPLFKKIEVNGANAHPLFVQLKQRAPGVLGSKGIKWNFTKFLIGKDGQVVKRFAPTTKPQDLTGEIEALLK
- the msrB gene encoding peptide-methionine (R)-S-oxide reductase MsrB, giving the protein MEKLEKTLEEWRAMLDPEQYNVCRLKGTERPFSGKYNDTKTDGVYHCICCNEPLFDSQTKFDSGCGWPSFYAPIEGSAVVEVRDVSHGMIRTEVVCAKCDAHLGHVFPDGPPPTGLRYCINSVCLDLVPRD
- a CDS encoding pyridoxal phosphate-dependent aminotransferase, which codes for MQVSKSNKLANVCYDIRGPVLKHAKRLEEEGHRILKLNIGNPAPFGFEAPDEILQDVIRNLPTAQGYSDSKGLFSARKAVMQYYQQKQVEGIGIEDIYLGNGVSELIVMSMQALLNNGDEVLVPAPDYPLWTAAVSLSGGNPVHYLCDEQANWFPDLADIKAKITPNTKALVIINPNNPTGAVYSREVLLGMLELARQHNLVVFSDEIYDKILYDDAVHICTASLAPDLLCLTFNGLSKSYRVAGFRSGWIAISGPKHHAQSYIEGIDMLANMRLCANVPSQHAIQTALGGYQSINDLVLPQGRLLEQRNRTWELLNDIPGVSCVKPMGALYAFPRIDPKVCPIHNDEKFVLDLLLSEKLLVVQGTAFNWPWPDHFRVVTLPRVDDLDQAIGRIGNFLKSYRQ
- the htpX gene encoding protease HtpX, giving the protein MMRILLFLATNLAVVLIASITLSLFGFNGFMAANGVDLNLNQLLIFCAVFGFAGSLFSLFISKWMAKMSTGTQIISQPRTRHEQWLLQTVEQLSREAGIKMPEVGIFPAYEANAFATGWNKNDALVAVSQGLLERFSPDEVKAVLAHEIGHVANGDMVTLALIQGVVNTFVMFFARIIGNFVDKVIFKNEEGQGIAYYVATIFAELVLGILASAIVMWFSRKREFRADDAGARLAGTSAMIGALQRLRAEQGLPVHMPDTLNAFGINGGIKQGLARMFMSHPPLEERIDALRRRG